In Muribaculum gordoncarteri, the genomic window GGTGAGCCTTACAAGTTCCGGAGTATTCACCTTATATATACGGCAGAGCAGGTCGCGCTCGGACGCTGAGCCGGGATGGAAAGACTCTATCCTCCGAATCTTGTCATTCCGTAGAATTGTGGAGGCCATAAAATCCTTTAGCGGCCGTGTGATTCCTCCGCAATATATCACGCCTCGTCTTATGTATGCGTTACTGCGGAATAGTTTTTTGTTGATGGCCCATGTGTCTATTGTCGGATTATCCTCCAGCAGCCTGTCAATGAAAGCGTCGATACGTGCGAGTTTTTCTTCCGGTGTGGAGAAATCAAGAAGTGATTTTATAGACAACACCCATGCGCCGTTATATACGGTTTTGTTCGCATGATCCACTATCATGTAGCCATAGGGATTGTCAGAGCGTCCGAAGAAAACGAGATCAATTCCCAGCTTGCGTTTAACCGCATCCTGTAGTTCCCGGCGGTCGGAGCTTACATCCCGGTATTTCCGCAGCATGGCCCACAACTGCCTCCTGCGTTTGTCGTCAACACTGACCCTCTGGAATCTGTCGCTTATCTCGGCAAAGTTAATCTTTACCTGCACTGCACCGTCGCGCTTGATATACACAACATCGTTCTTCTCATACACCTCATAGCCCATCGAGGACATCAGGGCCTTGTATTGCGCGAATGTGGAGAATGTATAGGTCAGTGAGGCTGCAAGATCCTCACCGGCCTTTGCCTTTACATCATTTCCGACAAGCCTGTTCAACACAGCTTGTGACCTAACCCTTTCATGGTGGTCGCTGATTTTCTTTCCGTCTGGAGAAATGCGGGAGGTGATTATATGTATATGTGTGTTGTCGGTATCGGTATGTGAATATACCAGCAAAGGCTGCCCCTCGCTTCCATATCCCATTTCACCGAGATACCTGTGGGCGAAATCCAGCAGCTCATCTTCCGATTTTTCATGTCCTTTGCAGGATATGGCCAGATGGAACTGGGCTTTTTTGATTCTCGAATTTCGGGAAGAGTAGGCTATCAAAT contains:
- a CDS encoding relaxase/mobilization nuclease domain-containing protein, whose protein sequence is MIATILPSSSNFHAVAYNEKKVALGVARLLEMSNFGHVGVLSQPTPKELQDYLIAYSSRNSRIKKAQFHLAISCKGHEKSEDELLDFAHRYLGEMGYGSEGQPLLVYSHTDTDNTHIHIITSRISPDGKKISDHHERVRSQAVLNRLVGNDVKAKAGEDLAASLTYTFSTFAQYKALMSSMGYEVYEKNDVVYIKRDGAVQVKINFAEISDRFQRVSVDDKRRRQLWAMLRKYRDVSSDRRELQDAVKRKLGIDLVFFGRSDNPYGYMIVDHANKTVYNGAWVLSIKSLLDFSTPEEKLARIDAFIDRLLEDNPTIDTWAINKKLFRSNAYIRRGVIYCGGITRPLKDFMASTILRNDKIRRIESFHPGSASERDLLCRIYKVNTPELVRLTPSRDNGYHDAVNNLNLLFDDDSITNLRAAIRSSGFHIRHEGDEWFAIDFSSKTIINLSEVGFDTRKLEYRRFEKLRRRQSTEKPRDKTTGRGIRGMRDAASGRGENREWEVGYRGDYNRIDDENSIKM